From one Candidatus Zixiibacteriota bacterium genomic stretch:
- a CDS encoding ParB/RepB/Spo0J family partition protein gives MSKITLGRGLRALIPEDIDLSDKKSFVNLEIDKIRNNPEQPRRDFNQEALANLTDSIRQNGVLQPLLVEAVNGTYQIIAGERRFRAAREAGLRKVPAIILDDLDRMEKLKLALIENLQREDLNPIELAEGYHNLMKEHGLTQEDLAVRLSKSRSAIANTLRLLNLPEEVRSLLRANKLSGGHARTLLAIEDESEQVEAAKQIAERKMSVRELENRVYSEKREKKKRGKSLKVKKLPEDYLEAETRLKQYLGTKVNLKKGLKRGRIEIEFYSDSDLTRILDLIVYK, from the coding sequence ATGTCTAAGATTACGCTTGGACGGGGTCTCAGGGCCCTGATTCCTGAAGATATCGATCTGTCGGACAAAAAGTCCTTCGTCAATTTAGAAATTGATAAAATACGCAACAACCCTGAACAGCCGCGCCGTGATTTTAACCAGGAGGCTCTCGCTAATCTGACCGATTCGATCCGCCAGAACGGGGTGCTCCAGCCGCTTCTGGTCGAGGCTGTCAACGGTACTTACCAGATCATTGCCGGAGAACGTCGTTTTCGGGCGGCGCGCGAGGCCGGACTGCGCAAAGTGCCGGCGATCATCCTGGATGATCTCGACCGAATGGAAAAACTCAAGCTGGCTCTAATCGAGAATCTCCAGCGCGAGGATCTCAACCCGATCGAACTGGCCGAGGGCTATCATAACCTTATGAAGGAGCATGGCCTGACCCAGGAGGATCTGGCGGTACGGCTTTCCAAGAGCCGTTCAGCAATTGCCAACACCCTCAGGCTCTTGAATTTGCCTGAAGAAGTGCGTTCTCTTTTGCGCGCCAACAAGTTGAGCGGCGGGCATGCCCGCACGCTTTTGGCCATCGAGGATGAGTCCGAACAGGTCGAGGCGGCAAAGCAAATTGCTGAGCGCAAGATGTCGGTTCGTGAGCTGGAAAACCGGGTCTATTCGGAGAAGCGCGAGAAGAAAAAGCGGGGCAAGAGCCTGAAAGTCAAAAAGCTCCCCGAGGATTACCTCGAGGCCGAAACCCGTCTCAAGCAGTACCTGGGGACAAAGGTCAATTTGAAGAAGGGACTGAAACGCGGCCGGATCGAAATCGAGTTTTACTCCGATTCCGATCTGACCCGTATTCTTGATCTTATTGTCTATAAGTAG
- the mnmG gene encoding tRNA uridine-5-carboxymethylaminomethyl(34) synthesis enzyme MnmG → MIANSYDIVVAGGGHAGVEAALASARMGTSVLLVTIERNKIGQMSCNPAIGGQAKGHLVREIDALGGEMGLAIDKTGIQYRRLNLSKGPAVHSSRAQADRCLYRRYMTKIVAKQAGLDILEDTVVDLETDFGRLKSVLTEGGRTISCKALIITSGTFLNGLIHIGRQKIPAGRMGEKPALGLSESLQNLGFKAGRLKTGTPPRLDGTTIDFSRTQPQKGDIYFPPFSLRSDGINGNHALCHITFTNSRTHKYILKNLHTSAIYSGQITGIGPRYCPSIEDKVVRFKDKERHQLFLEPEGLDTDEIYPNGFPTSLDVSVQKRALRTVEGLEEVKFNQPGYAIEYDFFFPYQIRTTTETKLIEGLYFSGQINGTSGYEEAAAQGIMSGINAVLKIRGENGFSLLRSEAYTGVLLDDLTTKSTEEPYRMFTSRSEHRLYLREDNTAERLLKYGHRYGLIPQDIFDKYLEEQDLIKQRSTLLRRIFVPVKDLPVSLENRSRTKINFEQALRIPDVKIEDLAGKDPVLDNLPENVLRRIEIEVKYRGYLERQMKQIEKFEKMESERIPDSFDYKACRGLKTEAMEKLKRFKPSTVGQASRISGITPGDISVLLIYLKKFIHTPKQTSS, encoded by the coding sequence ATGATAGCTAATTCTTATGACATAGTTGTAGCCGGCGGAGGTCATGCCGGTGTCGAGGCGGCCCTGGCCTCTGCTCGGATGGGCACTTCGGTTCTGTTAGTCACCATCGAACGGAACAAGATAGGCCAGATGTCCTGCAACCCGGCCATCGGCGGGCAGGCCAAAGGACACCTGGTGCGTGAAATCGATGCGCTCGGTGGTGAGATGGGGCTGGCGATCGACAAAACCGGGATCCAGTATCGTCGTCTGAACCTCTCCAAGGGTCCGGCGGTGCATTCTTCCCGTGCCCAGGCCGACCGCTGTCTGTATCGCAGGTACATGACCAAAATAGTAGCAAAACAAGCCGGTCTCGATATACTCGAGGACACTGTGGTCGACCTCGAAACTGACTTCGGCAGGCTCAAAAGTGTTCTGACAGAGGGCGGTAGGACGATATCATGCAAAGCATTAATAATAACATCGGGGACATTTTTGAACGGTCTGATCCATATCGGCAGGCAGAAGATTCCGGCCGGCAGGATGGGCGAAAAGCCGGCTCTGGGCCTGAGCGAGAGTCTGCAAAATCTCGGATTCAAGGCAGGACGCCTGAAGACCGGAACTCCTCCCCGTCTGGATGGCACAACGATTGATTTCTCCCGGACACAGCCACAAAAGGGCGATATATATTTTCCTCCCTTTTCGCTTCGTTCGGATGGTATCAACGGCAATCACGCACTCTGCCATATTACTTTCACTAACAGCCGGACGCATAAGTATATCCTCAAAAACCTGCACACTTCGGCCATTTATTCCGGACAGATCACCGGGATAGGTCCCCGTTACTGTCCGTCTATTGAGGATAAGGTGGTGCGATTCAAAGACAAAGAGCGTCATCAACTGTTTCTGGAACCGGAGGGATTGGATACCGATGAGATCTATCCCAACGGTTTTCCGACTTCTTTGGATGTTTCTGTTCAGAAGCGGGCCCTGCGAACTGTCGAAGGCCTGGAGGAAGTCAAGTTCAATCAACCCGGCTACGCCATCGAATACGATTTCTTTTTCCCCTACCAGATCCGTACCACGACCGAGACTAAATTGATCGAAGGGCTGTATTTTTCAGGGCAGATCAACGGGACTTCCGGTTATGAGGAGGCGGCTGCCCAGGGGATCATGTCCGGGATCAACGCGGTTTTGAAAATCCGCGGTGAAAACGGATTCAGCCTGCTTCGTTCCGAGGCCTACACCGGCGTTTTGCTTGATGATCTGACCACTAAATCGACCGAGGAACCGTATCGGATGTTCACCTCACGTTCGGAACATCGTCTCTACCTGCGCGAGGACAATACCGCCGAGAGGCTTTTAAAGTACGGTCACCGTTATGGTTTGATTCCTCAGGACATTTTTGATAAGTATTTAGAAGAGCAGGACTTGATAAAACAGCGAAGCACTCTTTTAAGGCGTATATTTGTACCCGTGAAGGATCTTCCGGTGAGCCTGGAGAATCGCAGTCGCACAAAAATTAATTTCGAGCAGGCCCTGAGGATACCGGATGTAAAGATTGAAGACCTGGCCGGAAAAGATCCGGTTCTCGATAATCTTCCGGAGAATGTTCTCCGGCGGATCGAAATTGAAGTCAAGTACCGTGGATACCTCGAACGCCAGATGAAACAAATCGAAAAGTTCGAGAAGATGGAATCGGAACGGATTCCCGATAGCTTCGATTATAAAGCCTGCCGTGGATTAAAAACCGAGGCGATGGAAAAACTGAAGCGTTTCAAGCCCTCCACAGTTGGTCAGGCGTCACGCATTTCCGGTATTACTCCGGGAGATATATCAGTACTACTCATATACTTAAAAAAATTCATCCACACCCCGAAGCAAACTTCATCCTGA
- the rsmG gene encoding 16S rRNA (guanine(527)-N(7))-methyltransferase RsmG, translated as MPALEEILDNARVTNLHIRSKLGCFFEQVLKFNDKLGLVSKSSPEAEVLLQIDDCLSALKALDISFANTLLDIGSGAGIPGLIFKICRPQIELVSLDSNPRKIAFQERLSENLGLKSVEFVSRTLKSYSPNCKFDLVTAKAFGQFEDIFRFAHKNLACGGRLVLFLASEQSLPADIESRKPVKKLDIFTYNLFSRREDRLLKIIQFES; from the coding sequence ATGCCTGCTCTTGAAGAAATATTGGATAACGCGCGGGTCACAAACCTGCATATACGGTCAAAACTCGGTTGTTTTTTCGAACAGGTCTTGAAATTCAATGACAAGCTCGGCTTGGTTTCAAAATCCTCGCCTGAAGCGGAAGTTCTGCTCCAGATCGATGATTGCCTGAGCGCGCTGAAGGCTCTCGACATTAGTTTTGCCAATACGCTTCTGGATATCGGTTCCGGGGCGGGGATTCCAGGTCTCATCTTCAAGATCTGCCGACCGCAAATTGAGCTGGTTTCGCTCGATTCAAATCCGCGCAAGATCGCTTTCCAGGAAAGGCTGTCCGAAAACCTCGGCCTCAAATCGGTCGAATTCGTCTCCCGAACTCTGAAATCATATTCTCCCAATTGCAAATTTGACCTGGTAACAGCAAAAGCTTTCGGTCAATTCGAGGATATCTTCCGCTTCGCCCATAAAAATCTCGCCTGTGGCGGAAGGCTGGTGCTGTTTTTGGCTTCAGAACAAAGCCTGCCTGCCGATATAGAAAGTAGAAAACCTGTTAAAAAATTGGACATTTTTACGTATAATCTGTTTAGCCGGCGTGAAGACAGGCTTCTTAAAATTATCCAGTTCGAGTCTTAA
- a CDS encoding peptidoglycan DD-metalloendopeptidase family protein: MKHTTVMFLSDSSDQTHSYRVPHFLLYIVAAVATILLAGTVAAFIFYNMMIGAIEERSEVLAENMLLLQENQKLQKLEENLKANSMLLRRVLKLVGVSHTSLGGSGAGFSQDSAVMAFMENSDILLNLSEPLTKKEITDVIPSGLPADGRITRGFIPDDENLSRRHYGVDISVKEGTKMYATADGVVEFSGWDDYYGKIIILDHSGEKRGEGYQTVYGHNLVNLVSEGEVVKKGDLIALSGNTGRSTGPHIHYEIRRNQKPVNPENYIR, translated from the coding sequence GTGAAACATACCACGGTCATGTTTCTGTCGGATTCTTCCGATCAGACGCATTCATATCGTGTACCACACTTTCTATTATATATAGTCGCTGCGGTCGCGACAATCCTTCTGGCAGGCACGGTGGCGGCATTTATCTTCTACAATATGATGATTGGTGCGATCGAGGAGCGCAGCGAAGTCCTGGCCGAGAACATGCTCCTTCTGCAGGAAAACCAGAAACTTCAGAAGCTGGAGGAGAATCTGAAAGCCAACAGTATGCTCCTCAGGAGAGTTTTGAAGCTGGTCGGGGTCTCGCATACCAGCCTGGGCGGTTCGGGGGCAGGGTTTTCGCAGGATTCCGCGGTTATGGCTTTTATGGAGAATTCCGATATACTTTTGAATCTCTCCGAACCGTTGACAAAAAAGGAGATCACCGATGTTATACCCTCGGGGCTTCCTGCCGATGGTAGAATAACGCGGGGATTTATTCCCGATGATGAGAACCTGTCAAGGCGGCATTATGGTGTAGACATATCTGTCAAGGAAGGAACCAAGATGTATGCCACCGCCGATGGTGTGGTGGAATTTTCCGGCTGGGATGATTACTACGGCAAGATCATAATTCTGGATCATTCCGGAGAAAAGCGTGGTGAAGGTTACCAGACCGTTTATGGCCATAACCTGGTGAATCTCGTATCGGAGGGCGAGGTGGTAAAAAAAGGTGATCTGATCGCTCTGAGCGGAAATACCGGAAGGAGTACCGGACCTCATATTCACTACGAGATCCGCAGAAACCAGAAACCGGTCAATCCTGAAAATTATATCCGTTAA
- a CDS encoding AAA family ATPase — MARKITVANQKGGVGKTTTAVNLSACLAVAEKRVLLVDFDPQANATSGMGIEKTEVQGSIYQCISNGSGLNEIVIDTEINYLKLAPATIDLVGAEVELVGSEGREYHLRRVLLEAEQDYDFVLIDSPPSLGLLTLNALTAANEVIIPIQCEYYALEGLSQLLQTIRMVQGSSNPDLKLGGVLLTMYDARLNLSRQVADEARKYFNGKLFSSVINRNVRLSEAPSFGKPIIFYDALSTGALNYLKLAEEVMNNV; from the coding sequence ATGGCTCGTAAAATTACTGTTGCCAATCAAAAAGGGGGAGTTGGCAAGACCACCACGGCGGTCAATCTGTCCGCCTGTCTGGCAGTGGCCGAAAAGCGTGTGTTGCTGGTCGATTTTGACCCGCAGGCCAACGCCACCTCCGGTATGGGTATCGAGAAGACTGAAGTACAGGGATCAATTTATCAATGTATCTCGAACGGTTCCGGTCTCAATGAGATTGTAATAGATACTGAGATAAATTATTTGAAACTGGCTCCGGCCACAATTGATCTGGTCGGCGCTGAGGTCGAGCTGGTCGGTTCGGAGGGGCGCGAGTACCATCTCCGGCGCGTACTTCTGGAGGCCGAGCAGGATTACGATTTCGTGCTGATAGATTCTCCACCGTCTCTGGGGCTTCTGACTTTGAACGCGCTGACCGCCGCCAACGAGGTGATTATCCCGATCCAATGCGAATACTACGCTTTGGAGGGGCTCAGTCAGCTTTTGCAGACGATCCGGATGGTGCAGGGGTCTTCCAATCCCGATCTGAAACTGGGCGGTGTTCTTTTGACCATGTATGATGCAAGGTTAAACCTTTCGCGCCAGGTGGCCGATGAAGCCAGAAAGTACTTTAATGGGAAATTGTTTTCATCCGTTATAAATCGAAACGTCAGGCTGTCGGAAGCACCCAGTTTCGGCAAGCCGATCATTTTCTACGACGCCCTGTCGACCGGGGCATTGAATTACCTCAAGCTTGCCGAGGAGGTTATGAATAATGTCTAA
- a CDS encoding polymer-forming cytoskeletal protein: MAENVNTIIGKGARIDGMVEIQGHLRIDGYVKGTVKCDEALTIGPQGKVEADVNTKTVVVSGEIKGNITADERLELQAKSVVTGDIRTKSLVVEQGAILHGSCLMKDNIPPKSSDNKENK; the protein is encoded by the coding sequence ATGGCTGAAAACGTCAACACAATTATAGGTAAAGGTGCCCGTATTGACGGCATGGTCGAAATACAGGGGCATCTCCGTATCGACGGTTACGTAAAAGGCACGGTCAAGTGCGATGAGGCCCTGACAATCGGACCGCAGGGCAAAGTCGAAGCTGATGTTAACACTAAAACAGTTGTTGTCTCGGGTGAGATCAAGGGCAATATCACGGCGGATGAGCGCCTGGAATTGCAGGCCAAGTCGGTAGTTACCGGTGATATCCGGACCAAGAGCCTGGTGGTCGAGCAGGGAGCGATTTTACATGGTTCCTGCCTGATGAAGGATAATATTCCACCAAAATCGTCCGATAATAAAGAAAACAAGTAA